A single window of Mycolicibacterium madagascariense DNA harbors:
- a CDS encoding amidohydrolase family protein, which translates to MKKIWAHSGDSHAMEPEDLWTSRLPKNLADRAPRTERGEKYELIFVDGKQKSRQLNDFMDAMRPPGFKDLKIRLQDLDQEGVWSQLAFPSTGFWMCDIEDPILAQACNRAWNEWAIDDLMAKQDRIFTPACIPLVEPKDAAAELEWAAGRGFQSVFLPCTMPANKDWGLDIWEPLWAAAAACNMRLAFHIGTGGETVVYRGPGGAVVNYMETTYPGMRVVTHLVASGALDRHPELKVLIAEGGAGWVPAVGDRMDEAYRQHGMFVRPRLSRLPSEIVRSQVYASFQHDVSAVQIIEDTGYDNVMWGDDYPHLEGTYGHTQQTLHDLFDDVDPRIQDRVLRGTFEELFKVPTMSEDKRVDLSR; encoded by the coding sequence GTGAAGAAGATCTGGGCGCACTCCGGAGATTCGCACGCCATGGAGCCGGAAGATCTGTGGACCTCGCGGCTGCCGAAGAACCTGGCGGACCGCGCACCGCGCACCGAACGCGGCGAGAAGTACGAGTTGATCTTCGTCGACGGCAAGCAGAAGAGCCGTCAGCTCAACGACTTCATGGACGCCATGCGGCCGCCGGGTTTCAAGGACCTGAAGATCCGTCTGCAGGACCTCGACCAGGAGGGGGTGTGGAGCCAGCTCGCGTTCCCTTCGACCGGATTTTGGATGTGCGACATCGAGGATCCAATCTTGGCGCAGGCCTGCAACCGAGCCTGGAACGAATGGGCGATCGACGACCTGATGGCCAAGCAGGACCGCATCTTCACCCCCGCATGTATTCCACTCGTCGAGCCAAAAGACGCTGCGGCAGAACTGGAATGGGCCGCCGGTCGGGGTTTTCAGTCGGTCTTCCTGCCCTGCACGATGCCCGCCAACAAGGACTGGGGGCTCGACATCTGGGAGCCGCTATGGGCAGCGGCCGCGGCGTGCAACATGCGGCTGGCGTTCCACATCGGCACCGGTGGTGAGACGGTCGTCTACCGCGGACCCGGTGGCGCAGTGGTCAACTACATGGAGACCACGTACCCGGGCATGCGGGTGGTGACCCACCTGGTGGCCAGTGGCGCGCTCGATCGCCATCCCGAATTGAAGGTCCTGATCGCCGAGGGCGGTGCGGGATGGGTTCCCGCCGTAGGTGATCGGATGGACGAGGCGTACCGCCAGCACGGCATGTTCGTCCGGCCACGGCTGAGCCGGCTGCCCAGCGAGATCGTCCGTAGCCAGGTCTATGCGTCCTTCCAGCACGACGTGAGCGCCGTGCAAATCATCGAGGACACCGGTTACGACAACGTGATGTGGGGTGATGACTACCCGCATCTCGAGGGCACGTACGGCCACACGCAGCAGACACTGCACGACCTGTTCGACGACGTCGATCCCCGGATCCAGGATCGCGTGCTGCGAGGCACCTTCGAGGAACTCTTCAAGGTGCCCACCATGAGCGAGGACAAGCGGGTCGACCTGAGCCGCTAG
- a CDS encoding PaaI family thioesterase, whose product MTQDDTASDLLAWIGSDSVGRPMTDGGVTLCGSCRASRNCRLGVTREWLEDDAKKEHGAHFEVTCPRDQEGGPNVAHGGWTAGVMDEMLGHVPLLHDQMSVTATLTVDFKKPVPVERPLVARAWIDKVEGSKWFISGELLLPPRQSVLATATGIWIARDPSHFARYEKWLAEQDEADATEGE is encoded by the coding sequence ATGACGCAGGACGACACGGCTTCCGACCTTCTGGCCTGGATCGGGTCGGATTCGGTGGGACGCCCGATGACCGACGGCGGGGTGACGTTGTGCGGCTCGTGCCGGGCGTCTCGGAACTGCCGGTTGGGCGTGACGCGCGAGTGGTTGGAAGACGACGCTAAGAAGGAGCATGGCGCGCACTTCGAGGTCACCTGCCCGCGCGATCAGGAGGGCGGCCCGAACGTCGCGCACGGTGGCTGGACGGCCGGGGTGATGGACGAGATGCTCGGGCACGTCCCACTTCTGCATGACCAGATGTCGGTGACGGCGACGTTGACCGTCGACTTCAAGAAGCCCGTGCCCGTCGAGCGGCCGTTGGTGGCTCGTGCCTGGATCGACAAGGTCGAGGGCTCGAAGTGGTTCATCTCCGGTGAGCTCCTGCTGCCGCCGAGGCAGAGCGTGCTGGCGACGGCTACCGGCATCTGGATCGCCCGGGACCCTTCGCATTTCGCGCGTTATGAGAAATGGTTGGCCGAGCAGGACGAGGCAGACGCCACCGAGGGAGAGTGA
- a CDS encoding mycofactocin-coupled SDR family oxidoreductase, with the protein MGLLDGRVAFVTGAARGQGRSHAVRLAREGASIIAIDVAADVSPDNGYPPATRADLGETVTMVEAEGREILARVVDVRDSDGMNAILAEGSTRFGRLDVVVANAGIVSWGRFWEMSEEQWQTMIDVNLTGVWRTMKAAAPYMIDAGNGGSIIAISSVSGIKSLPGQAHYSAAKHGVVGLTKTAAIELGEYGIRVNSIHPWGVATPMAAEDANMAKLFTEHPNFGMSFASALPNLPLAEPDDISDGVVYLASDLSRAVTGTQLTIDMGATKV; encoded by the coding sequence ATGGGTCTCCTGGACGGCAGGGTCGCCTTCGTGACCGGAGCAGCCCGCGGACAGGGTCGCAGTCACGCGGTGCGGCTGGCCCGCGAAGGTGCGTCGATCATCGCGATCGACGTCGCTGCCGACGTGTCGCCCGACAACGGCTACCCGCCGGCCACGCGGGCCGATCTCGGCGAGACCGTGACGATGGTCGAGGCCGAGGGGCGCGAGATCCTCGCCCGTGTGGTGGACGTTCGGGACTCGGATGGCATGAACGCCATCCTGGCCGAGGGATCAACGAGGTTCGGGCGCCTCGACGTGGTGGTCGCCAACGCGGGCATCGTGAGCTGGGGACGATTCTGGGAGATGTCAGAAGAGCAGTGGCAGACCATGATCGACGTCAACCTGACCGGGGTGTGGCGGACGATGAAGGCCGCGGCCCCCTACATGATCGACGCGGGTAATGGTGGTTCCATCATCGCCATCAGCTCGGTGTCGGGCATCAAGTCGCTTCCCGGGCAGGCGCATTACAGTGCGGCCAAGCACGGGGTGGTGGGGCTGACCAAGACCGCCGCGATCGAACTCGGCGAATACGGGATTCGAGTGAACTCGATTCATCCCTGGGGGGTCGCCACCCCGATGGCCGCCGAAGACGCGAACATGGCGAAGCTGTTCACCGAACACCCCAACTTCGGAATGTCGTTCGCGAGTGCGTTACCCAATTTGCCGCTGGCCGAGCCGGACGACATCTCCGATGGCGTCGTCTACCTGGCCTCGGATTTGTCGCGGGCGGTGACGGGCACGCAGCTCACCATCGACATGGGGGCTACGAAGGTCTGA
- a CDS encoding CaiB/BaiF CoA transferase family protein: MNRILDGLNVLELGSGSVAASIAGVVLADAGARVIKVEPPDGDRLRVDNPSGFLVWNRGKDSTIADLRTADGQDRLRDLARGADVVIEGFAPGVTDQWDVGADTLRSINPALVHLSITGFGKTGPYAALKSYDSLVAAKAGLWARGSWGHRDGPIMFPVPWASFGAAMQSVAGIIGALLVREKTGRGQALDSTLVAGLDPIDYFVSTIVQLMAKKGEAASGDSRSLTGASRFGVLLATRDGRFIQTSTMLPHQGRALCEVAGIGEVVAKDPRFGGLPSFANPEDAQEWEDLLMEAFRAKDLDHWLPLLQASPDIAFEVAVTSEEGLDHPQIVHNGDVITVDDPRLGEVREIGPVGHFSQTPIVIERSAPELGSATEGFGAHDFPKGGREAPPHPFAGITVVEFGYFYAMPYATAMLAALGARVIKIEDGKGDPHRNSFGPEVASTKTTAGKESVSIDLKSAEGRAIAQSIIAKADVFLTGFRSGVADKMGLGYDELRELNPRLLYVHAAGYGTDGPYANRALYAQAAQSVAGSFGRQVGYWTDPAQSDGFSVLELQAVVMPHLNQLVDGDSNAALTLLAALSLGLYHQQRTGEGQFLGTSMIGGNAWAYSDDFCSYAGKPRTPLCDSEYYGTSALDRLYEAAGDSWVALTVRSDAEFAALCNAMGLEADDRFSTAPKRTEHDDDLVDLLGKAFAEKPAAEWESTLSAARVGCVEVNLLGQPVFTSFDPVLRETGLTVTVEHPVYGEIVRTAPPVSFSETPGRVAPPCVRGQHNRSILSELGYSDGDVTKFEELDVITAPA, translated from the coding sequence ATGAACCGCATCCTCGACGGCCTCAACGTGCTCGAGCTCGGCTCGGGCAGCGTGGCCGCCTCCATTGCCGGCGTGGTCCTGGCCGACGCAGGGGCGCGGGTGATCAAGGTCGAGCCGCCCGACGGCGACCGGTTGCGCGTCGACAATCCCAGCGGCTTTCTGGTTTGGAATCGCGGCAAGGACAGCACGATCGCCGATCTGCGAACCGCTGACGGTCAGGACCGGCTCAGGGATCTGGCGCGCGGCGCGGACGTCGTCATCGAGGGCTTCGCGCCGGGCGTGACCGATCAGTGGGACGTCGGGGCCGACACCCTACGGTCGATCAACCCGGCCCTTGTCCACCTGTCCATCACCGGTTTCGGCAAGACCGGCCCATATGCAGCCCTCAAGTCCTACGACTCCTTGGTCGCCGCGAAGGCGGGCCTCTGGGCGCGCGGCAGCTGGGGCCACCGCGACGGGCCGATCATGTTTCCCGTGCCGTGGGCCAGCTTTGGGGCTGCGATGCAGTCGGTGGCCGGCATCATCGGTGCACTCCTGGTGCGAGAGAAGACGGGTCGGGGTCAGGCCCTCGACTCCACCCTGGTCGCCGGACTCGACCCGATCGACTACTTCGTCTCGACGATCGTTCAGTTGATGGCCAAGAAAGGTGAAGCAGCAAGCGGGGATTCACGTTCCCTCACCGGCGCCAGTCGTTTCGGCGTGCTGCTCGCAACCAGGGACGGGCGGTTCATTCAGACGTCGACCATGCTGCCGCACCAGGGTAGGGCGCTGTGCGAGGTCGCCGGGATCGGTGAGGTCGTCGCGAAGGACCCGCGCTTTGGTGGGCTGCCGAGTTTCGCCAACCCCGAGGACGCTCAGGAGTGGGAGGACCTGCTCATGGAGGCGTTCCGCGCGAAGGACCTGGACCACTGGCTTCCGCTCCTGCAGGCCAGCCCGGACATTGCCTTCGAGGTCGCGGTGACCAGTGAGGAGGGGCTGGACCACCCGCAGATCGTCCACAATGGTGACGTCATCACCGTCGACGACCCGAGGCTTGGCGAGGTTCGCGAGATCGGCCCCGTCGGCCACTTCTCGCAGACCCCCATCGTCATCGAGCGATCGGCTCCGGAACTCGGGTCGGCCACCGAAGGCTTTGGCGCACATGACTTCCCGAAGGGTGGCCGGGAGGCGCCGCCACATCCCTTCGCCGGAATCACCGTCGTCGAGTTCGGCTACTTCTACGCCATGCCCTATGCCACCGCGATGCTGGCTGCGCTGGGTGCCCGGGTCATCAAGATCGAAGACGGGAAGGGCGATCCGCACCGCAATTCGTTCGGGCCCGAGGTCGCCAGCACGAAGACGACGGCGGGCAAGGAGAGCGTCTCGATCGATCTCAAGAGCGCGGAGGGCCGCGCGATCGCGCAGTCGATCATCGCCAAGGCCGACGTGTTCCTGACCGGCTTCCGATCGGGTGTCGCAGACAAGATGGGCCTCGGCTACGACGAACTCCGGGAGCTCAACCCGCGCCTGCTCTACGTGCACGCCGCGGGCTACGGCACGGATGGACCGTACGCGAACCGCGCGCTGTACGCGCAGGCCGCGCAGTCGGTGGCGGGCAGTTTCGGTCGCCAGGTGGGTTATTGGACGGACCCGGCGCAGAGTGACGGCTTCAGCGTGTTGGAGCTACAGGCCGTCGTGATGCCGCACCTCAACCAGCTGGTCGACGGTGACAGCAACGCAGCGCTGACGCTCTTGGCTGCCCTGTCGCTCGGTCTGTACCACCAGCAGCGAACCGGTGAGGGCCAATTCCTCGGCACCTCGATGATCGGCGGCAACGCGTGGGCATACTCCGATGACTTCTGCAGCTACGCCGGTAAGCCGCGAACGCCGTTGTGCGACAGCGAGTATTACGGCACCAGCGCACTCGACCGACTCTACGAAGCCGCCGGCGACAGCTGGGTCGCGCTCACGGTGCGGTCGGACGCCGAGTTCGCCGCGCTGTGCAACGCCATGGGTCTCGAGGCGGACGACCGATTCTCGACCGCACCGAAGCGCACCGAGCACGACGACGATCTGGTCGATCTCTTGGGGAAGGCGTTCGCGGAAAAGCCTGCAGCGGAATGGGAATCGACCCTCAGTGCCGCACGGGTGGGCTGCGTTGAGGTCAACCTGCTCGGCCAACCCGTCTTCACCTCCTTCGATCCGGTGCTGCGCGAGACGGGTCTCACGGTGACCGTCGAGCATCCCGTCTATGGCGAGATCGTCCGAACCGCTCCGCCGGTCAGCTTCTCAGAGACTCCGGGTCGGGTGGCACCGCCCTGCGTGCGCGGGCAGCACAACCGGTCGATCCTGTCGGAGTTGGGTTACAGCGACGGAGACGTCACCAAATTCGAGGAGCTCGACGTCATCACCGCGCCCGCCTAA
- a CDS encoding acyl-CoA dehydrogenase family protein has product MKRDIFEPEHDEFRATARAFYEKEVAPHTAEWEHAGITDREVWLKAGETGLLGWEAPEEFGGQGITDFKFNAIMTEEYYATGSTGVGFGLQNDIMASYLVHMTTDEQKERWLPGFVSGELITAVAMSEPGAGSDLASIRTTAVRDGDDYVINGAKTFISSGILADLVVTAVKTDPEKGHKGVSLIAVEADAPGFTKGRKLDKIGARAADTAELSYTDVRVPATNLIGEENRGFYHLMRNLPAERLGIAIHAVAQARRALELTRVYAQERKAFGQAIGTFQVNRHAIADMSVLLDVMQVYVDRCIAGVNNGTLTAEEAAGAKLWTTEQQWQIIDRCLQLHGGYGYINEYEIARLWRDARVQRIYGGTSEIMRDLIGRKMGF; this is encoded by the coding sequence ATGAAGCGCGACATCTTCGAACCCGAGCACGACGAGTTCCGCGCCACCGCCCGAGCCTTCTACGAGAAGGAGGTCGCTCCGCACACCGCGGAGTGGGAGCACGCCGGAATCACCGATCGCGAGGTGTGGCTCAAGGCGGGTGAGACCGGCCTGCTCGGCTGGGAGGCACCCGAGGAGTTCGGCGGCCAAGGCATCACCGATTTCAAGTTCAACGCCATCATGACCGAGGAGTACTACGCCACGGGTAGCACCGGCGTGGGCTTTGGACTCCAAAACGACATCATGGCCTCGTATCTGGTGCACATGACGACTGACGAGCAGAAGGAACGATGGCTACCGGGGTTCGTCTCCGGTGAGCTCATCACCGCGGTGGCGATGTCGGAGCCGGGGGCCGGGTCCGATCTGGCGAGCATCCGGACGACCGCCGTTCGCGACGGCGACGACTACGTCATCAATGGCGCCAAGACGTTCATCAGCAGCGGCATCCTGGCCGATTTGGTGGTGACGGCGGTCAAGACCGATCCGGAGAAGGGTCACAAGGGCGTCAGCCTGATCGCCGTCGAGGCCGATGCGCCGGGGTTCACGAAGGGTCGCAAGCTGGACAAGATCGGTGCGCGCGCAGCGGATACCGCCGAGCTGTCCTACACCGACGTCCGCGTGCCTGCCACCAACCTCATCGGCGAGGAGAACCGCGGCTTCTACCACCTGATGCGCAACCTACCCGCCGAACGACTCGGCATCGCCATTCATGCGGTGGCCCAGGCCCGGCGGGCGCTCGAGTTGACGAGAGTGTATGCACAAGAACGCAAGGCGTTCGGCCAGGCGATCGGCACGTTCCAGGTCAACCGCCATGCCATCGCCGACATGAGCGTCCTGCTCGACGTCATGCAGGTGTACGTCGACCGCTGCATCGCGGGCGTCAACAACGGCACGTTGACGGCCGAGGAGGCCGCCGGGGCCAAGCTGTGGACCACCGAACAGCAGTGGCAGATCATCGACCGGTGCCTGCAATTGCACGGCGGCTACGGCTACATCAACGAATACGAGATCGCCAGGCTCTGGCGTGACGCCCGGGTGCAGCGCATCTACGGGGGCACCAGCGAGATCATGCGCGATCTGATCGGCCGCAAGATGGGGTTTTGA
- a CDS encoding acyl-CoA dehydrogenase family protein produces MNSPTAQIAFDELLTSDTLSALMRSTWTWDDRALRRDLAILLVDIDAARSASSDEDPTAVDTLRARAHSSAARFVAAVLGPKLIADTGNQLRPHFLNEAIDPARFDRAAAASFADVRAHASQYVADQTRELDYPAESTWMNLVAQDGVQGLGAAMRGYGNALSASPFYGNIGLAWQTLRAVIGDRTAADDYADRIANGSIKGALAVAEQTGSWDPAMVKTRATNVENGWQITGIKQFVPAAEGADVYFVIARSTAGPSLFAVDGSAPGVTVTPLEVADPSRPLAQIEFSDAPATLLGTEGAGGRLMLRVIDLATTALAAEQVGLIEKAMSMLVAHSKDLVDAPALESRLAGVALDHVAAAALWRRALAEDAAGSPDASTAAAAAHVGCSAAAVRAATAAAELLGPDEATEALLLRALSGSLLFGGPALSHERLLERLGL; encoded by the coding sequence ATGAATTCTCCGACCGCACAGATCGCATTCGACGAACTACTCACCTCCGACACCCTTTCCGCGCTGATGCGCTCCACGTGGACCTGGGACGACCGGGCGCTACGTCGAGACCTGGCGATCCTCCTGGTAGACATCGACGCCGCCCGGTCGGCGTCATCCGATGAGGACCCCACTGCGGTGGACACCCTCCGGGCGCGGGCCCATTCGTCTGCCGCCCGCTTCGTGGCGGCCGTGCTGGGACCGAAGCTCATCGCCGACACCGGTAACCAACTCCGGCCGCACTTCCTGAACGAGGCGATCGATCCGGCCCGATTCGATCGCGCCGCCGCTGCTTCATTCGCCGACGTGCGGGCGCACGCCTCCCAGTACGTCGCAGACCAGACACGAGAACTCGACTACCCGGCCGAGTCGACGTGGATGAACCTCGTCGCGCAGGATGGGGTGCAGGGCCTCGGCGCGGCGATGCGCGGGTACGGCAATGCACTCAGCGCCTCCCCGTTCTACGGCAACATCGGGTTGGCCTGGCAGACCCTGCGCGCCGTGATCGGTGACCGAACCGCAGCCGACGATTATGCGGACCGAATCGCCAACGGCTCCATCAAGGGCGCACTTGCAGTCGCCGAGCAGACGGGATCGTGGGATCCGGCGATGGTCAAGACCCGCGCCACCAATGTCGAAAATGGTTGGCAGATAACGGGAATCAAGCAGTTCGTGCCGGCAGCCGAGGGTGCCGACGTCTACTTCGTGATCGCCCGATCCACGGCGGGCCCCTCGCTCTTCGCAGTCGACGGCTCTGCCCCCGGCGTCACCGTGACACCGCTGGAAGTAGCGGACCCGAGTCGGCCGCTGGCGCAGATCGAGTTCTCCGACGCACCCGCCACCCTCCTGGGCACCGAGGGCGCTGGCGGCCGATTGATGTTGCGGGTGATCGATCTCGCGACGACCGCCCTTGCCGCAGAACAGGTCGGCCTCATCGAGAAGGCGATGAGCATGCTCGTCGCACATTCGAAAGATCTCGTCGATGCTCCGGCACTCGAGAGCCGACTTGCCGGTGTCGCGCTCGACCACGTCGCGGCCGCCGCGCTGTGGCGTCGCGCCCTCGCCGAGGACGCGGCGGGCTCCCCGGATGCCTCGACGGCTGCGGCTGCTGCGCACGTCGGGTGTTCGGCCGCCGCGGTGCGGGCCGCCACCGCTGCCGCCGAGCTACTCGGACCCGACGAGGCTACCGAGGCCCTCCTGCTCAGGGCGCTGTCCGGGTCCCTCCTGTTCGGCGGGCCCGCGCTGTCCCACGAACGGCTGTTGGAACGGCTCGGTCTCTAG
- a CDS encoding cytochrome P450 has protein sequence MEQPPRFDPRIAPFSQSVKDLPDPQRVYYDKAKNVRAERIEGVVHLYRMADIVAINRHPAVTGTGGRGGSFGNAGALIPLEIDGDEHKKWRRLLDPLFAPKQVSRMEDSVRSLAAELIDGFADDGKVDLAEEFCVPLPCLTFLRLLGAPVEDLDFFLEFKDGVIHPQGDTVEEMDANMALAGGKLLEYFSNFLAKRRAETEPGEDVIARLLNSEVEGEALTDLELLNILFLLMFAGLDTVTSSLSCTLAWLGQHPEERRRLVEDTSLIPAAVEEIMRFESPVPGGMRYSDQEDIDLGDGLVIKKGEAMYPLWAAANVDPNAFENPLEVDFSRRANHIVFASGLHRCLGSHLARLEMRLAVEELLARIPEYSIAEGEELVYDNISVRNVTYLPITFKPRVGASA, from the coding sequence ATGGAGCAGCCCCCCCGGTTCGACCCACGGATCGCGCCGTTCTCGCAGTCGGTCAAAGACCTACCGGACCCTCAGAGGGTCTACTACGACAAGGCGAAGAACGTCCGCGCCGAGCGCATCGAAGGCGTCGTCCACCTCTATCGGATGGCCGACATCGTCGCCATCAATCGCCATCCCGCCGTCACCGGAACGGGTGGGCGCGGCGGCAGTTTCGGCAATGCCGGTGCACTAATCCCACTGGAGATCGACGGCGATGAACACAAGAAGTGGCGCCGCCTGCTGGACCCGCTATTCGCCCCGAAACAGGTGAGCCGCATGGAGGATTCGGTTCGCAGCCTCGCCGCCGAGCTCATCGACGGTTTCGCCGACGACGGCAAGGTGGATCTGGCCGAGGAATTCTGTGTTCCCCTGCCCTGCTTGACTTTCCTGCGACTCCTTGGAGCGCCGGTAGAGGATCTCGACTTCTTCCTCGAATTCAAGGATGGCGTGATCCACCCGCAGGGTGACACGGTCGAGGAAATGGACGCCAACATGGCGTTGGCCGGCGGCAAGCTGCTCGAGTACTTCTCCAACTTCCTGGCCAAGCGCCGCGCGGAGACCGAACCGGGTGAGGACGTCATCGCCCGGCTGCTGAATTCGGAGGTGGAGGGCGAGGCGCTGACCGACCTCGAATTGCTGAACATCCTGTTCCTGCTCATGTTCGCCGGCCTCGACACCGTCACCTCGTCGCTGTCGTGCACGCTTGCCTGGCTGGGTCAGCATCCGGAGGAACGCCGTCGACTCGTCGAGGACACGTCGTTGATCCCCGCCGCGGTCGAGGAGATCATGCGCTTCGAGTCGCCGGTACCCGGCGGCATGAGGTACTCCGACCAGGAGGACATCGACCTGGGCGACGGACTGGTGATCAAGAAGGGTGAGGCCATGTATCCGCTGTGGGCGGCGGCCAACGTCGACCCCAACGCCTTCGAGAACCCCCTGGAGGTCGACTTCAGCCGACGCGCCAATCACATCGTGTTCGCCAGCGGACTGCATCGCTGCCTGGGCTCACACCTCGCTCGGTTGGAGATGCGACTTGCCGTCGAAGAACTGCTGGCCCGGATTCCGGAGTACTCCATAGCCGAAGGCGAAGAGCTCGTCTACGACAACATCTCGGTCCGCAACGTCACGTACCTGCCGATCACGTTCAAGCCGCGGGTCGGCGCTTCGGCCTGA
- a CDS encoding AMP-binding protein, whose product MTDGVAGVPIPEELRRRYLDEGYWEDSSLGSMLATYLRARPDQTVRVWSKTSPRVTTFGGLDDLSRRFAAGLRTLGVRAGDRVVYQLPNGVEAAATFLGLAALGAVLVPVAGFYGRKELIDIVNTVHASVLVTTARHGSRNYLDELRDSRSAMPGLTTVVLCGSPPVPDAIAFEELCTAAPLPTITGVEPDGPCLFAFTSGTSGRSKAVLHTHRTLGAEVRLHLAAIVPRGMTPQIMASPIAHAAGMTMGLLGPLLRGEPINYVDAFDIDFILDVCARQRLAPGGGAVVFLSALIDHPGFTDEIAKRMGYVVLGGSIVPEVLVDKAARRGITVLRSYGSTEHPTISSGLITDSAEQLRRTDGRVLPGVEVVIRRPDGSPAPTGVEGEIYSRGPDRCVGYLDARENDGTFDADGWLATGDLGILDSAGHLAITGRTKDLIIRNGYNVSPAEVENALLTCEGVGEVAVVGVPDANTGERAVAFVVPRGSGTPALADLTAHLAAIGLAKPKWPEELRIVDAFPRTASGKVQKYVLRERRR is encoded by the coding sequence GTGACCGACGGCGTCGCAGGAGTACCAATCCCGGAGGAGTTGCGTCGCCGGTATCTCGACGAAGGTTATTGGGAAGATTCGTCATTGGGCTCGATGCTTGCCACCTATCTGCGGGCTCGACCCGATCAGACCGTGCGGGTGTGGTCGAAGACGTCGCCGCGGGTGACGACGTTCGGGGGCCTCGACGACTTGTCGCGGCGCTTCGCGGCGGGTCTGCGAACGCTCGGCGTGCGTGCCGGTGACCGTGTCGTCTACCAATTACCCAATGGCGTGGAGGCCGCCGCCACGTTTCTCGGTCTGGCGGCGCTGGGTGCGGTCCTGGTGCCGGTCGCCGGCTTCTACGGCCGCAAGGAACTCATCGACATCGTCAATACGGTGCACGCCTCGGTGCTCGTGACGACCGCCCGACACGGCAGCCGAAACTACCTTGACGAGCTTCGTGATTCACGGTCCGCGATGCCGGGCCTGACGACGGTGGTGCTGTGCGGCAGCCCGCCCGTCCCCGACGCCATCGCGTTCGAGGAGTTGTGCACCGCCGCGCCGCTGCCAACGATCACCGGCGTCGAACCCGACGGTCCCTGTCTGTTCGCGTTCACGTCGGGAACGTCCGGCCGGTCGAAGGCCGTGCTGCACACCCATCGGACATTGGGGGCCGAGGTGCGTCTGCACTTGGCGGCCATCGTGCCTCGCGGAATGACGCCGCAGATCATGGCATCGCCGATCGCTCATGCCGCGGGCATGACCATGGGGCTGCTCGGGCCGCTGCTGCGCGGCGAGCCGATCAACTACGTCGACGCCTTCGACATCGACTTCATCCTCGACGTCTGTGCGCGCCAGCGACTCGCCCCCGGCGGCGGCGCGGTGGTCTTCCTCTCCGCCCTCATCGATCATCCCGGTTTCACCGATGAGATCGCCAAGCGCATGGGCTACGTCGTCCTCGGCGGATCGATCGTGCCGGAGGTGTTGGTGGACAAGGCCGCTCGACGCGGTATCACCGTGCTGCGGTCCTACGGATCCACCGAGCACCCGACCATCAGCAGCGGTCTGATCACCGACAGCGCGGAGCAGCTTCGCCGCACCGACGGACGGGTGCTGCCGGGTGTGGAGGTGGTCATCAGGCGGCCCGACGGTTCGCCCGCGCCCACGGGTGTCGAGGGTGAGATCTACAGCCGGGGGCCGGACCGCTGTGTGGGCTATCTCGACGCGCGGGAGAACGATGGAACGTTCGACGCAGATGGCTGGCTCGCGACCGGCGATCTCGGAATCCTCGACAGCGCAGGTCATCTCGCGATCACTGGACGGACGAAGGATCTCATCATCCGCAACGGCTACAACGTCTCGCCCGCCGAGGTGGAGAATGCGCTGTTGACGTGCGAGGGAGTGGGGGAGGTGGCCGTCGTCGGGGTTCCCGATGCCAACACCGGCGAGCGGGCCGTCGCGTTCGTCGTGCCCAGGGGATCGGGCACGCCGGCGTTGGCCGATCTCACGGCGCACCTCGCGGCGATCGGACTGGCGAAACCGAAGTGGCCGGAGGAACTTCGCATCGTCGACGCGTTTCCACGCACCGCATCGGGAAAGGTTCAGAAGTACGTGTTGCGCGAGCGCAGGCGCTGA